TGCCGCCGGTAGGTGATATCCACTTGACTGGAATCGTTAATGTCGGCGGCTTTATGGAGTATTTCGTATTGCAGAACACGCGATTAAGTTTAGTCATGCGATTATCTGATATTATTGCTACGAGTCTATATTCTGCCTTAAAGCAATGGAATCTTCATGCTAGGTCCGCTGCAACGCGAGAGTAACAACTTCTTTTTCTTCAGGTGATAGGACATATTGTGACTCCCCGTTCTGCATAGGTTTTGAGTAAATGTAAGAATTCTCACGATTATGAAGACTGGTTAATACAATACCACTGCTGTTGGCATCCAGTATAGCAACTGAGAAACTCAGATCATTGCCACGTTCTCCAAAGGCATTATAACGCTTCAGAGCGATATTGGACTTCATGCCACGCATTCTAGTTTGAGTAGCTTCCAATACGACCTTTTGTTCACGTTGTTCTTCTTCCAGCATGTCGCTTTGGTTCTTCAGATCAATCAGAAGGCCTTCCAGATCCTCCACACCGCTCCCAGCCATCATGGCCTCATATTTACGCCGCATAGCACGTAGCTTAGCCCCCTGGGCGATCACAGTGATTACCAGTACCAACATAATTACTGTAAAAGCAAACACAAACCACTGCAACTGCTCACTAATTAATTGATTCATTTCAGACATGAATGGACCATCCTTTTTATTTATCTGCCGCGGGCATCGCCATATAACTCATCCATAGCAGCCAGCATTCTGCTTATATTATGCTCTGTCGTATCTACGCCTACACTCGCCCGAACAGCACCACTCTCTAACGTATCAACAGCCTTATGTGCCAAAGGGGTACAATGCATACCCGCTCTGACTGCTATTTTATAATCACGATCTAGACGGTGAGCAATATTCGCCGATTCTTCTCCATCCACTACAAACGATACAATCCCGGTTCTCGGAGCCCCTAGTGAGGGTCCTAATAATCTAACGCCTGAGATGTGGGACAACCCCTCTATCAGTCTTTGAGTTAATGCCCACTCTCTTTCATGGATAATACTCGTCCCTAAAGATTTTACCTTTTGAACACCTGCTAGTAAACCGGCAATCCCTACCGTATTTTGTGTTCCCGCCTCATACCGATCTGGACGAACAGAGGGTTGATCACTATTTTCTGACTGACTGCCAGTTCCTCCATGCATTAAGGGTTCGAGATCCAATTCTGGCGATATATAAAGTCCACCGGTACCTTGTGGTCCAAGCAGCCCTTTATGCCCCGGGAAAGCCAACAAGTCGATATTCATTTTTTTAACATCAATATCAAGTGAACCTGCGCTTTGAGCAGCATCCACCAGAAATACAGCACCATGCGATTTAACGATATCGCCAATATCACCAATAGGTAGTATACTCCCAAGTAAATTGGAGCTGTGATTACAGATCAACATTTTGGTATTTGGTCGAAAAGTTTTTTCGAGTTCGTGTAAATCCAATTGTCCTTCTTGATCTACTTTCAGATAATCGACGTTTATCCCAAGAGTCTTACGCAGATATTCCAGTGGCCGCCGCACAGAATTATGTTCTGTCATTGTTGAAATCACGTGATCTCCAGCTTTAAGCGTCCCTCTTATCGCCATATTCAAACTCATCGTAGTATTATGGGTAAAAGCTATATCCTGCGCATTAGATACACCGAACAATTCAGCCAGCGCACTCCGCGTCCTTACTAACACTCGGCCACTTCCCATTGCCAGCGAGT
The window above is part of the Paenibacillus sp. FSL K6-0276 genome. Proteins encoded here:
- a CDS encoding DUF4446 family protein, whose protein sequence is MSEMNQLISEQLQWFVFAFTVIMLVLVITVIAQGAKLRAMRRKYEAMMAGSGVEDLEGLLIDLKNQSDMLEEEQREQKVVLEATQTRMRGMKSNIALKRYNAFGERGNDLSFSVAILDANSSGIVLTSLHNRENSYIYSKPMQNGESQYVLSPEEKEVVTLALQRT
- a CDS encoding aminotransferase class V-fold PLP-dependent enzyme: MEDFVYLDHAATSWPKPPEVAAAMMNALQSGANAGRGNYSLAMGSGRVLVRTRSALAELFGVSNAQDIAFTHNTTMSLNMAIRGTLKAGDHVISTMTEHNSVRRPLEYLRKTLGINVDYLKVDQEGQLDLHELEKTFRPNTKMLICNHSSNLLGSILPIGDIGDIVKSHGAVFLVDAAQSAGSLDIDVKKMNIDLLAFPGHKGLLGPQGTGGLYISPELDLEPLMHGGTGSQSENSDQPSVRPDRYEAGTQNTVGIAGLLAGVQKVKSLGTSIIHEREWALTQRLIEGLSHISGVRLLGPSLGAPRTGIVSFVVDGEESANIAHRLDRDYKIAVRAGMHCTPLAHKAVDTLESGAVRASVGVDTTEHNISRMLAAMDELYGDARGR